In the Corynebacterium gerontici genome, one interval contains:
- a CDS encoding 3-isopropylmalate dehydrogenase, whose amino-acid sequence MKLAVIGGDGIGPEVTAEALKVLRAVRGDVEVTEYDLGARRYLRNGELLTEADLESLREHDAILLGAIGAPKDVPPGVLERGLLLKMRFELDHHVNLRPSKLYPSAESPLANPGDIDFVVVREGTEGLYCGNGGTLRENTEHEVASEVSQNTRYGVERVVRDAFQRAQSRRKHLTLVHKTNVLVHAGRLWQRTVDAVAKEFPDVSVEYHHIDAATIYMVTDPSRYDVIVTDNLFGDILTDLAGAITGGIGLAASGNIDATGKNPSMFEPVHGSAPDIAGKGIADPAAAILSVALMLRHLGDEDNAEKIEAAVEHEVRSRGTVRTEEVGDRIAASLR is encoded by the coding sequence ATGAAACTGGCAGTGATTGGCGGCGACGGTATCGGTCCGGAGGTTACGGCGGAGGCTCTCAAGGTGCTTCGAGCCGTTCGTGGTGACGTCGAGGTCACCGAATATGACCTCGGCGCACGGCGTTACCTGCGGAATGGGGAACTGCTCACGGAGGCGGATCTGGAATCGCTGCGCGAACACGACGCGATCCTTCTGGGGGCCATCGGCGCGCCCAAGGACGTGCCCCCGGGGGTTCTGGAGCGAGGTCTTTTACTGAAGATGCGCTTCGAGTTGGACCATCATGTGAACTTGAGGCCGTCCAAGTTGTACCCGAGCGCCGAATCTCCTCTGGCGAACCCGGGGGACATCGATTTCGTCGTGGTTCGAGAGGGGACCGAGGGTCTCTATTGCGGCAATGGGGGCACTCTTCGTGAAAATACCGAACACGAGGTAGCCTCTGAGGTTTCCCAAAACACCCGCTATGGGGTGGAAAGGGTAGTGCGCGACGCCTTCCAGCGGGCTCAATCACGCCGGAAGCATCTCACCCTCGTACACAAGACCAACGTATTGGTACACGCAGGGAGACTCTGGCAGCGCACGGTAGATGCGGTGGCGAAAGAATTTCCTGACGTGAGCGTTGAGTATCACCACATCGATGCAGCGACGATCTACATGGTCACGGACCCATCGCGCTATGACGTGATCGTTACGGATAATCTCTTTGGCGATATTCTCACGGACTTGGCAGGTGCTATCACCGGCGGGATTGGCCTTGCTGCTTCGGGAAATATTGACGCCACGGGAAAGAACCCCTCAATGTTCGAGCCCGTGCACGGCTCTGCCCCCGATATTGCAGGCAAGGGCATCGCAGACCCTGCAGCGGCTATTTTGAGCGTTGCATTAATGTTGCGACACCTCGGCGACGAAGACAATGCCGAAAAGATTGAGGCCGCAGTGGAGCATGAAGTGCGCAGCCGTGGCACAGTCCGAACAGAGGAAGTCGGCGACAGAATCGCTGCTTCCCTGCGCTAA
- a CDS encoding fumarylacetoacetate hydrolase family protein, producing MRFGRIATPEGMTFCVVEGDGDDALCRQIEGTPFTEPKFTGKEWKLSDVRLLAPMLPSKIVAIGRNYADHVAEVFQKSAEHLPPTLFLKPPTAVVGPGAAIKIPEFATKVEFEGELALVIGKPCKNVKAEDWKQVVRGFTIINDVSSRDLQFADGQWARAKGIDTFAPLGPWIETDLDSIDTSNLPIKAHLTHDGVTETKQDSNSNQMIMNLGEIIEFITASMTLLPGDIICTGSPAGTAAMFPGDFIEIEIPGIGKLGNPVERA from the coding sequence ATGCGTTTTGGACGAATTGCAACCCCCGAAGGTATGACATTTTGCGTGGTGGAGGGCGATGGCGACGACGCCCTGTGCCGCCAGATCGAAGGCACTCCATTTACTGAACCGAAGTTCACGGGCAAAGAGTGGAAGCTTAGCGACGTTCGCCTGCTTGCACCGATGTTGCCTTCGAAAATCGTGGCGATTGGCCGAAATTATGCAGATCACGTTGCAGAAGTGTTCCAAAAAAGTGCGGAGCACCTGCCTCCAACGCTGTTCCTGAAGCCGCCGACAGCCGTCGTTGGCCCCGGTGCCGCTATCAAAATTCCGGAATTTGCCACCAAGGTTGAATTTGAGGGTGAGCTCGCGCTGGTGATCGGAAAGCCGTGCAAAAATGTCAAGGCTGAGGACTGGAAGCAGGTAGTCCGTGGCTTCACCATCATTAACGACGTGTCCTCCCGCGACCTGCAGTTTGCTGATGGTCAGTGGGCTCGCGCGAAAGGTATTGACACTTTCGCTCCGCTAGGTCCGTGGATTGAGACAGATCTGGATTCCATCGACACCAGCAACCTGCCCATCAAGGCTCACCTCACACACGATGGCGTGACGGAGACGAAGCAGGACTCAAACTCGAACCAGATGATCATGAACTTGGGCGAAATTATCGAGTTCATCACCGCCTCCATGACGCTGCTGCCAGGCGACATTATCTGCACTGGCTCACCGGCCGGTACTGCGGCGATGTTCCCCGGCGATTTCATCGAAATCGAGATCCCTGGCATTGGCAAACTGGGTAATCCGGTAGAGCGCGCCTAA
- the serA gene encoding phosphoglycerate dehydrogenase produces the protein MSLEGRPVVLIADKLSQSTVDALGDSVEVRWVDGPNREALLEAVVDADALLVRSATTVDKEVLEAAPKLKIVGRAGVGLDNVDIATATERGVMVANAPTSNIHSACEHAISLLLSTARQIPAADKTLRDAQWKRSSFSGVEIFGKTVGIVGFGHIGQLFAQRLAAFDTTIIAYDPYANPARAAQLGVQLVSLQELMQRSDFVTIHLPKTKETAGMFNAELLAKAKQGQIIINAARGGLVDEQALADAITSGHIRGAGFDVFASEPCTDSPLFALEQVVVTPHLGASTVEAQDRAGTDVAASVLKALAGEFVPDAVNVAGQVGEEVAMWLDLARKLGLVAGKLLDEAPVSIEVEARGELSSENIDVLGLAALRGLFSGFLEEQVTFVNAPSIAKERGVAVEVSTHSESKTHRSVLEVRAVAADGTHASVIGALTGLNGVEKIVRINERGLDLRARGYNLFFQYSDAPGALGKVGTRLGAEGINIDAAALSQDAEGDGATLILRVDREVPESLLASIGEEIQAEFFAVDFEA, from the coding sequence GTGAGCCTTGAAGGCCGCCCTGTCGTTCTAATTGCAGATAAGCTCTCTCAGTCCACCGTTGATGCGTTGGGGGATTCCGTCGAGGTTCGTTGGGTTGATGGACCAAACCGCGAGGCCCTGCTTGAAGCTGTGGTCGACGCTGACGCACTGCTCGTGCGTTCCGCCACCACTGTGGATAAAGAGGTATTGGAAGCAGCACCCAAGCTCAAGATTGTTGGTCGCGCTGGCGTTGGCTTAGACAATGTCGATATTGCCACCGCCACCGAACGGGGCGTGATGGTGGCAAATGCTCCCACCTCCAATATTCATTCGGCATGTGAGCACGCAATCTCGCTGCTGCTGTCAACTGCCCGCCAAATTCCCGCGGCTGATAAGACGCTGCGCGATGCGCAGTGGAAGCGCTCATCCTTCTCGGGCGTTGAGATTTTTGGCAAAACTGTGGGCATCGTGGGTTTCGGCCACATCGGTCAGCTCTTCGCGCAGCGCCTGGCGGCGTTCGACACCACGATCATCGCCTACGACCCATACGCAAATCCCGCCCGTGCAGCCCAACTCGGCGTCCAGTTGGTCTCGCTGCAGGAGCTCATGCAGCGCTCTGATTTCGTTACTATCCACCTGCCGAAGACTAAAGAAACTGCCGGCATGTTCAACGCCGAGCTGCTAGCGAAGGCGAAGCAGGGGCAAATCATCATCAACGCTGCGCGCGGTGGGCTTGTCGACGAGCAAGCGCTCGCTGATGCCATCACCTCGGGCCACATCCGGGGTGCAGGCTTCGATGTTTTTGCTTCGGAACCCTGCACCGATTCGCCATTGTTCGCGTTGGAACAGGTAGTGGTTACGCCCCATCTTGGTGCTTCCACCGTCGAGGCACAGGATCGCGCCGGCACCGACGTAGCCGCTTCGGTACTGAAGGCCCTTGCGGGAGAATTCGTGCCCGATGCTGTGAACGTGGCCGGCCAGGTAGGCGAAGAGGTTGCAATGTGGCTGGATCTTGCGCGCAAGCTCGGCCTCGTTGCGGGCAAGCTGCTCGACGAGGCTCCAGTGTCCATCGAGGTGGAGGCGCGCGGCGAGCTTTCTAGCGAAAACATCGACGTGCTTGGTCTGGCTGCACTGCGTGGTCTTTTCTCCGGCTTCTTGGAGGAGCAAGTGACCTTCGTGAATGCTCCGAGCATTGCCAAGGAGCGCGGTGTCGCCGTGGAGGTGTCCACTCATTCTGAGTCGAAGACGCACCGCTCCGTGCTTGAGGTGCGCGCGGTGGCAGCAGATGGAACTCATGCATCCGTGATCGGTGCGTTGACTGGCCTGAACGGCGTGGAGAAAATCGTCCGCATCAATGAGCGCGGTTTGGACCTCCGTGCGCGCGGCTACAACCTGTTCTTCCAGTACAGCGACGCGCCAGGAGCGCTTGGCAAGGTCGGTACCAGGTTGGGCGCCGAGGGCATTAACATCGATGCCGCTGCACTTTCGCAGGACGCTGAGGGGGATGGCGCCACGCTGATCCTGCGAGTGGATCGCGAAGTTCCAGAAAGCTTGCTCGCATCAATCGGTGAAGAAATTCAGGCGGAGTTCTTCGCCGTTGATTTCGAAGCCTAG
- a CDS encoding 3'-5' exonuclease: protein MFGFFRAKPQPSGELARLLEQPWPGSSTSLDELKLLAVDIETTGFDASKDRIISIGWVPIDGFEIILGGAGYHVIHSNRSVGESATVHQLTDAMLREGVALPEALEEFFDALRGRVMLAHFASLESSFLDVACQRHFDAPLRAPVVDTFALERRHMERMGTYPRGEDLRLARVRERYGLPWYGNHNALSDALACAELYLALLQNTKATSLKALLG, encoded by the coding sequence ATGTTTGGATTTTTCCGCGCGAAACCACAGCCCAGCGGCGAACTCGCGCGCCTGCTTGAGCAGCCGTGGCCGGGGTCGTCGACAAGCCTTGACGAGCTCAAATTGCTCGCCGTTGATATCGAGACCACGGGATTCGACGCATCCAAGGATCGCATTATCTCGATCGGTTGGGTGCCGATCGACGGCTTCGAGATCATCTTGGGCGGTGCCGGCTACCACGTGATCCACAGCAATCGATCGGTAGGGGAGTCTGCCACGGTGCATCAGCTTACCGACGCCATGCTGCGCGAAGGGGTGGCGCTGCCGGAGGCCCTGGAGGAGTTCTTTGATGCGCTGCGTGGCCGCGTGATGCTCGCACACTTCGCCAGCCTGGAATCATCTTTTTTGGATGTCGCGTGCCAACGCCATTTCGACGCGCCTCTGCGCGCGCCGGTGGTGGACACTTTCGCGCTTGAGCGGCGGCATATGGAGAGAATGGGTACGTATCCGAGGGGTGAAGATTTGCGCCTGGCCCGGGTGCGGGAGCGCTACGGGCTGCCCTGGTATGGCAACCACAACGCCCTAAGTGATGCTTTGGCCTGCGCAGAGCTGTATTTGGCCTTGTTGCAGAATACGAAGGCGACGAGCTTGAAAGCACTGCTAGGATAG
- a CDS encoding isochorismate synthase: MCASPRPASAPDFLLSRAHGSVRTQGAKERFNRVEDALAALHRGEMVVGALAFRRDHACAFTVPVKIVREDGPLEPHAYYRQGPGSVLHAELAALVPEEAEHERRVEAAIETMKQTILNKVVLARAVDVRFDPPVDPRLIAARLIDLSLNRDGFIVDLTPAGEDFVGNMLVGSSPEVLIKKQGSTISAYPLAGSAPRAVDPIEDKKRGERLLASNKDLREHSFVVEHLRRKLAPLCSQLDIPTTPELTCTNEMWHLATPVLGTLKQSDLTALELAQIVHPTPAICGTPTESAEELISFAEADRRFYAGAVGWAEGIDGEFMVAIRCAEVSGDGTHARAWAGGGIVEESNATAEVAETSAKLRTIMKALGLKPGFHLPEA, translated from the coding sequence ATGTGTGCCTCACCCCGTCCCGCTTCCGCGCCCGATTTCCTCTTATCGAGAGCGCATGGTTCGGTTCGCACGCAGGGTGCGAAGGAGCGCTTCAACAGAGTCGAGGATGCGCTTGCTGCGCTGCACCGTGGCGAGATGGTGGTTGGGGCTTTAGCTTTTCGACGTGACCACGCATGCGCATTCACTGTGCCCGTGAAGATCGTGCGCGAAGATGGGCCGTTGGAACCCCACGCTTACTATCGTCAAGGTCCTGGATCAGTACTGCACGCTGAGCTGGCAGCGCTGGTGCCGGAGGAGGCCGAGCACGAGCGCCGTGTGGAAGCGGCAATCGAGACCATGAAACAAACCATCCTCAACAAGGTGGTGCTGGCCCGGGCGGTAGATGTGCGTTTTGATCCTCCCGTCGATCCTCGGCTCATTGCCGCGCGCCTCATTGATCTCTCCCTCAACCGTGACGGTTTCATCGTCGATCTCACGCCCGCCGGTGAAGATTTCGTCGGCAATATGCTGGTTGGCTCCTCCCCCGAGGTCCTCATCAAGAAGCAGGGTTCCACGATCAGCGCCTACCCACTCGCCGGATCCGCCCCCAGGGCTGTCGATCCCATCGAGGACAAGAAGCGTGGTGAGCGTTTGCTCGCATCGAACAAGGATCTCAGGGAACACAGCTTTGTAGTTGAGCATCTCCGCCGGAAGCTCGCCCCGCTGTGCTCTCAACTCGACATCCCAACAACTCCCGAACTCACGTGTACCAACGAGATGTGGCACTTGGCCACACCGGTTCTTGGCACCCTGAAACAGTCCGATCTCACCGCATTGGAACTGGCCCAGATCGTCCATCCCACTCCTGCGATCTGCGGCACCCCAACCGAGTCCGCCGAGGAACTAATCTCCTTCGCCGAGGCTGATCGCCGCTTTTACGCCGGGGCCGTTGGTTGGGCCGAGGGCATTGATGGAGAATTCATGGTCGCCATCCGCTGCGCCGAAGTTTCCGGCGACGGCACTCATGCGCGTGCATGGGCTGGAGGCGGGATCGTCGAAGAATCCAATGCCACTGCAGAGGTGGCGGAAACTAGCGCCAAGCTACGAACCATCATGAAGGCACTGGGGCTAAAGCCAGGATTTCACCTTCCGGAAGCGTGA
- a CDS encoding OsmC family protein, producing MSDLTPNHNPGEALEPIDAERLASLAQKNQENPAGGKKQIKTHTEADGQFRNYTQIRDLEPVLVAEPPQLLGDNAAGNPTEVAQAALASCISVGIQAIATHRGVTLTRIAIDIESDIDISAVWGVGDLDEDKRTGVSDVRVKIELEGDADRETLDKIQRDAVKWSPVVNTYTRPANLTSELV from the coding sequence ATGTCTGATCTCACCCCGAATCACAATCCCGGCGAGGCTCTGGAGCCCATTGACGCAGAGCGTCTGGCAAGTCTTGCTCAAAAGAACCAGGAAAACCCCGCAGGCGGAAAGAAGCAGATTAAGACCCACACAGAGGCGGATGGGCAGTTCCGCAACTACACCCAGATCCGCGATTTGGAGCCGGTGCTCGTCGCCGAGCCTCCACAGTTGCTCGGAGATAACGCTGCAGGCAACCCCACCGAGGTGGCTCAGGCGGCATTGGCTTCGTGCATCTCCGTTGGCATCCAGGCCATTGCCACGCACCGTGGCGTGACGCTGACCAGGATCGCCATCGACATTGAATCCGACATTGATATTTCTGCTGTGTGGGGCGTTGGTGATCTGGACGAGGACAAGCGCACTGGCGTGTCCGACGTTCGCGTCAAGATCGAACTTGAGGGAGACGCTGACCGCGAGACGCTTGACAAGATCCAACGCGATGCAGTGAAGTGGTCGCCTGTGGTCAACACCTACACCCGCCCCGCTAATCTCACCTCCGAGCTGGTCTAA
- a CDS encoding HNH endonuclease signature motif containing protein, giving the protein MLIRHLSEFDPQCQALRNTIAERRKEAFHWWESLTPPPDSPGIGFQVQKLAIVLDRSVSYVRRRFQAVWILQRLPKLREQFFEHFHLDMGRLATIGSILADIASLEALDEALSKFLTPSRFRAIPSARIIGGFLRRKLAPFHWNPPPNAVRIRQVDELTSQLVVTSTHGGTRLMKDRLRELAHEWQCSEHDALWQALLGKDSKAVVNVYQHKGKLSLVDGSVIPQSMTTLIHQRARIRQLDIEQQGKGYAFPAKLRHIITMRDLHCRFPGCEVPAHACDIDHVLEFNRGGPTEVSNGQLLCRRHHNMKTERQVSCSMTPDGVVTWVIDGIRSVTLPEGEILALAPVPS; this is encoded by the coding sequence ATGCTCATTCGGCACCTCAGCGAATTCGATCCACAATGCCAAGCCCTACGAAACACTATCGCGGAGAGAAGAAAAGAAGCATTCCACTGGTGGGAGAGTCTGACCCCACCCCCGGATTCGCCGGGAATTGGATTCCAGGTCCAAAAATTGGCGATCGTCCTTGATCGATCGGTGAGCTATGTCCGGCGTCGGTTCCAAGCGGTCTGGATCCTTCAGCGCCTACCAAAGCTCCGTGAACAGTTCTTCGAACACTTCCACTTAGACATGGGCAGGCTTGCCACCATCGGAAGTATCCTGGCGGATATAGCATCCCTGGAGGCACTGGATGAAGCCTTGTCTAAATTCCTAACGCCCAGCCGTTTTCGCGCTATCCCCTCAGCTCGAATTATCGGAGGATTCTTGCGGCGCAAACTCGCACCTTTCCACTGGAATCCGCCTCCCAACGCCGTGCGGATACGCCAAGTAGATGAATTGACTTCGCAGCTCGTAGTCACCTCGACCCACGGTGGCACCCGGTTAATGAAAGATCGCCTCCGTGAACTAGCCCACGAGTGGCAGTGCAGTGAACATGACGCGCTCTGGCAGGCACTGCTAGGGAAGGATTCAAAAGCCGTAGTCAATGTCTATCAGCACAAGGGCAAGTTATCTCTGGTAGACGGCAGCGTGATTCCGCAGTCGATGACCACCTTGATTCATCAGCGCGCCCGGATTCGACAATTGGATATTGAACAGCAAGGCAAGGGCTATGCCTTTCCTGCGAAGTTGCGCCACATCATTACCATGCGGGACTTGCACTGCAGATTCCCCGGCTGTGAAGTGCCAGCGCACGCCTGCGACATCGACCACGTGCTTGAGTTCAACAGGGGAGGTCCGACCGAAGTGAGCAACGGACAATTGCTGTGCAGGCGTCACCACAACATGAAAACCGAGCGGCAGGTGAGCTGCAGTATGACGCCAGATGGCGTGGTGACCTGGGTAATTGACGGCATTCGGAGCGTCACGCTTCCGGAAGGTGAAATCCTGGCTTTAGCCCCAGTGCCTTCATGA
- a CDS encoding putative nucleotidyltransferase substrate binding domain-containing protein, giving the protein MNVELVEVQHFLQEHAPFAQLDPKLLANLPPNSTMRYFRAGETILDIGEPNEHCFVIRSGAVDVLDEQGVLLDRRDAGRCFGYSTIFGENSCRYQMISVEDSLLLLIPREPFLAVCREDPAFERFFSSQSKRMSAAAQSLRSDSSSELLRTPLEHFMIRDAATVGDVSIREAAQVMSQRNVSSLLILEDQRVAGIITDRDLRTKVVAQAKDVNASILEIATANPECARPETTALEAMLSMTELGIHHLPVVDAEQGLVGIVSSADIMRLLRNDPMYITADLAARSTDAELNEAYSMAKDVALRFIERGAGAEAVSAVMTLAADGLARRLCQLAEGELGPAPVEYAFVVAGSQARKGMGLASDQDNCLVLSDAYRPEHEPYFEALARRVCTGLDAAGQVLCPGEMMAMNPEWRMTQSEWIGTFQQWITAPEPEALLHAQTFFDFRAVHGSRSLATEVHAAAIDMAQHSGRLHAHLATLAARREPPLGFFRGFVVERSGEHHHQLDLKKGGIYAVTQLARLFAIAGGVSEIGTRQRLQLAARAGSVSERGAQDLTDAFEFLSTIALRHQAEQLRMGRQPDYHVNPNELKKLDREHLRDAFQIIKNMQSALSTKYPVRNI; this is encoded by the coding sequence ATGAACGTGGAATTAGTGGAAGTCCAGCATTTTCTTCAGGAGCACGCACCGTTTGCGCAGCTTGATCCGAAACTGCTGGCCAACCTGCCGCCAAACAGCACCATGCGCTATTTCCGGGCTGGTGAAACCATCCTCGACATTGGCGAGCCAAATGAGCATTGCTTTGTTATCCGTTCTGGTGCCGTCGACGTGCTCGATGAGCAAGGCGTGCTGCTTGATCGCCGAGACGCGGGACGGTGTTTTGGTTACTCCACAATTTTTGGCGAAAACTCCTGCCGCTACCAGATGATCAGCGTGGAGGACAGTCTCCTACTGCTTATTCCTCGCGAACCGTTCCTTGCAGTGTGTCGGGAAGATCCAGCTTTTGAGCGCTTCTTTTCCAGCCAGTCAAAACGCATGAGCGCGGCTGCTCAAAGTTTGCGCTCCGATTCCTCTTCGGAGCTGTTGCGCACGCCCCTTGAGCACTTCATGATCCGCGATGCAGCGACGGTGGGGGACGTGTCCATCCGCGAGGCTGCGCAAGTGATGAGCCAGCGCAACGTTTCCTCGCTGCTGATTCTTGAAGATCAACGAGTTGCGGGCATCATCACAGATCGGGACTTGCGAACGAAGGTGGTGGCGCAAGCGAAGGACGTGAACGCAAGCATCTTAGAGATCGCAACGGCCAACCCGGAGTGTGCACGGCCCGAAACAACGGCGCTTGAAGCGATGCTGAGCATGACGGAGCTGGGCATCCATCACCTGCCCGTAGTTGACGCCGAGCAGGGCCTAGTGGGCATCGTTTCTTCCGCCGATATCATGCGCTTGCTGCGTAATGACCCTATGTATATCACTGCAGATTTGGCCGCGCGATCCACCGATGCGGAGCTGAACGAGGCCTATTCCATGGCAAAGGATGTGGCGTTGCGCTTCATTGAGCGGGGCGCAGGCGCGGAGGCAGTGAGCGCGGTGATGACGCTCGCCGCTGACGGTTTGGCACGACGGCTGTGCCAGCTTGCAGAGGGGGAGCTTGGCCCCGCTCCGGTTGAGTACGCGTTCGTGGTGGCAGGCTCCCAGGCGCGAAAGGGAATGGGGCTTGCCTCTGATCAGGACAACTGTCTTGTGCTTTCCGACGCCTACCGCCCCGAACATGAGCCGTACTTCGAGGCACTCGCGCGCCGCGTATGCACCGGGCTGGATGCCGCCGGCCAAGTGTTGTGCCCGGGTGAGATGATGGCCATGAATCCTGAGTGGCGCATGACGCAGTCGGAGTGGATTGGCACGTTCCAGCAATGGATCACGGCACCGGAACCGGAGGCCTTGCTCCATGCTCAGACCTTCTTCGATTTTCGGGCGGTGCATGGCAGCCGGAGTCTCGCCACTGAGGTGCACGCGGCGGCTATTGACATGGCTCAACATTCCGGGCGCTTACACGCACACTTGGCCACATTGGCCGCCAGGCGCGAGCCGCCGCTTGGATTCTTCCGCGGCTTCGTAGTGGAGCGAAGCGGGGAGCATCATCATCAACTGGACCTGAAAAAGGGCGGCATTTATGCGGTGACGCAGCTTGCAAGGCTTTTCGCCATCGCAGGTGGGGTGAGTGAGATTGGAACCCGTCAACGCTTGCAACTGGCGGCACGGGCGGGCAGCGTTTCCGAGCGCGGTGCGCAGGATCTCACGGATGCGTTTGAATTTCTTTCAACCATCGCGTTGCGGCATCAGGCTGAGCAGCTTCGGATGGGGCGGCAGCCCGATTATCACGTCAATCCCAACGAATTGAAGAAGCTGGATCGAGAGCATCTGCGTGATGCCTTTCAGATCATCAAAAATATGCAAAGTGCGTTGAGCACCAAATACCCGGTTCGGAATATCTAA
- a CDS encoding acyl-CoA dehydrogenase family protein produces MALPVDLAQLVAQRAKAVDKGELSANYLVQHLAERELLQVVNNHPDKLLTLVRLIRDVAELDLSAAFSLWAQSMAIEYLAQADTDYAREVLPVLLRGERPGVTGMASVFKQAAGCGDIELQATPVKGGYEVSGVLRWASNLVEDSLVVTGAVADGPLVFAIDASAPGVSLGKPFGLLGLNATASTSLEFDRAFVPERQVLATDLQGFARSVRPTFVLLQTSECLGLAHTAAQEATKRLEGVNGVFASEVQAINEHIASLVEHQEELSRGVEKQVDPVALIELRLAAAQAAASATQLEVRVAGGAGYAQHSPASRRFREAAFLPVQSPSEAQLRWELDRAREAA; encoded by the coding sequence ATGGCGCTCCCAGTAGATCTTGCCCAGCTCGTTGCGCAGCGCGCGAAGGCTGTAGATAAAGGTGAGCTCAGTGCGAATTATTTGGTTCAGCACCTGGCGGAGCGAGAGCTATTGCAGGTGGTTAATAATCACCCGGACAAGCTCTTAACTCTGGTTCGTCTGATCCGCGACGTGGCCGAACTAGACCTTTCTGCAGCTTTTAGCCTGTGGGCTCAATCTATGGCTATTGAGTATCTTGCACAGGCCGACACGGACTACGCCCGCGAGGTGCTTCCGGTTCTCTTGCGCGGTGAGCGTCCCGGTGTAACGGGCATGGCCTCCGTGTTTAAGCAGGCGGCGGGTTGTGGCGATATTGAACTCCAGGCAACGCCTGTAAAAGGCGGTTATGAAGTCAGCGGCGTACTGCGCTGGGCTTCAAATCTGGTTGAGGATTCGCTGGTAGTGACCGGCGCGGTTGCCGACGGCCCCCTGGTCTTCGCCATCGACGCCAGCGCTCCCGGTGTGAGCCTTGGCAAGCCATTTGGTCTCCTCGGACTGAATGCTACGGCGTCAACTTCGCTGGAATTTGATCGCGCATTTGTTCCAGAGCGTCAGGTTCTCGCTACGGATCTGCAGGGCTTTGCGCGTTCAGTTCGTCCCACCTTTGTGTTGTTGCAAACGTCAGAGTGTTTGGGGCTGGCGCACACCGCCGCGCAAGAGGCTACGAAGCGGCTTGAGGGTGTTAATGGTGTTTTTGCGTCCGAGGTTCAGGCGATCAACGAGCACATTGCCTCCCTGGTGGAACATCAGGAGGAGCTGAGCCGGGGCGTCGAAAAGCAGGTGGATCCCGTGGCGTTGATTGAGTTGCGATTGGCGGCGGCGCAGGCTGCGGCTTCGGCAACTCAGTTGGAAGTGCGTGTTGCCGGTGGTGCTGGTTATGCTCAGCATTCGCCTGCGTCCAGGCGCTTCCGCGAGGCGGCATTTTTGCCCGTCCAGTCACCGAGCGAGGCTCAATTGCGCTGGGAGTTGGATCGCGCCCGCGAGGCAGCCTAG